A window of the Leptospira bandrabouensis genome harbors these coding sequences:
- a CDS encoding beta-propeller fold lactonase family protein, with protein sequence MKNHCDPNQSSYLQNLTLLLGVSESAYFCGNLIQSPFLNKIKIPRFIIVTNVGLDAATSSISVFRINPNTGEISQVSGSPFQLSNRPRFTVTNSTGTVVYVPNIGNKSVSVLNLNPETGSLSLKHPDLVLSSTPYSLALDPNGKYLYASSEQNPEIHRMAIGSNDNLTILSPAMPTSNPSGICR encoded by the coding sequence TTGAAGAATCATTGTGATCCTAATCAATCTTCCTATTTACAAAACTTAACCTTACTTCTTGGTGTAAGTGAGAGTGCTTATTTCTGTGGCAATCTGATCCAAAGTCCTTTCCTTAACAAAATCAAAATCCCTAGGTTTATCATTGTTACCAATGTTGGTTTGGATGCAGCTACTAGTAGTATCAGTGTTTTTCGGATAAACCCAAATACAGGAGAAATTTCACAGGTTTCAGGTTCTCCGTTCCAACTATCAAATCGTCCTCGTTTTACAGTGACCAATTCCACAGGTACTGTTGTGTATGTGCCAAACATTGGAAATAAGTCTGTATCCGTTCTCAATCTAAATCCAGAAACTGGAAGTTTATCTTTAAAACATCCTGATTTAGTTCTTTCTTCGACACCATACTCTCTTGCCTTAGATCCGAATGGAAAATACTTATATGCAAGTTCTGAGCAAAACCCAGAAATTCACCGAATGGCTATTGGTTCCAATGATAACTTAACAATCCTATCTCCAGCCATGCCAACTTCCAATCCCTCCGGGATCTGTAGGTAG
- a CDS encoding beta-propeller fold lactonase family protein codes for MYVGLTSAPGNNAGIQVFSLDPSTGNLSSINVYITGINNLSLGISPNGKFVYGSNYSSENVFPFVRDINSGTLSIQTSISAGVAPGYTIVDPLNRFVYVANSGTGQGTISAYLIEPSNGKLTPVNGSPFSTGFSPIGLCTDPRGKFLYSSNTEGGNISGFSVGENGVLTPLSGFPVTAGTNPFSIEMVSY; via the coding sequence TTGTACGTTGGACTTACTAGTGCACCTGGAAACAATGCGGGGATCCAAGTTTTTTCTTTGGATCCATCGACAGGAAACCTAAGTTCTATTAATGTTTACATTACAGGAATCAATAATCTATCTCTTGGAATTTCGCCTAACGGAAAGTTTGTTTATGGCTCAAATTATTCATCCGAGAATGTTTTTCCTTTTGTGCGGGATATAAATTCCGGAACACTCAGCATACAAACAAGTATTTCAGCAGGAGTCGCACCGGGTTATACTATTGTAGATCCACTCAACCGATTTGTTTATGTGGCCAATAGTGGCACAGGCCAAGGGACCATTTCCGCTTATTTGATAGAACCTTCCAATGGTAAATTAACTCCCGTTAATGGGTCGCCTTTCTCTACAGGGTTTAGTCCCATCGGTCTTTGTACCGATCCCAGAGGAAAATTTTTGTATTCTTCCAACACAGAAGGAGGAAATATCTCAGGATTTTCTGTCGGTGAAAATGGAGTTCTTACACCGCTTTCTGGATTTCCAGTAACGGCGGGAACAAATCCATTTTCAATAGAAATGGTTTCTTATTAA
- a CDS encoding SH3 domain-containing protein: MKQQIFILSILLTSFFSQLLPCEPFEPVILKPVDTSREDKDFFSFKQKLEKSIKEKDVKFIETIVDPQISFDFSEDGMGKGRFLKHWKLDKSPKNSEFWNVLSQTINLGFTYKDNIWSAPFLFNLTPESIDSYSFSLITGNTVNVRNKPSKQGAVLTQLSWEFVKNEYEETTAEKKTTNEPCNWQKVCISDGQVGYICEQYLRSPMDYRVGFSKKNKTWMMIFFVTGGD; the protein is encoded by the coding sequence TTCCTTGTGAACCTTTTGAACCAGTCATTTTAAAACCAGTTGATACTTCCAGAGAAGATAAAGATTTTTTCTCGTTCAAACAAAAGTTAGAAAAATCGATCAAAGAAAAAGATGTAAAATTTATTGAAACAATAGTAGATCCTCAAATTTCCTTCGATTTTTCAGAAGACGGTATGGGCAAAGGAAGGTTTCTAAAACATTGGAAACTCGATAAAAGTCCGAAAAATTCAGAGTTTTGGAACGTTTTATCCCAAACCATCAATCTTGGTTTTACCTATAAAGACAATATTTGGTCCGCACCGTTTTTATTTAATCTCACACCAGAATCCATTGATTCCTACAGTTTTTCACTCATCACAGGTAATACAGTCAACGTAAGAAATAAACCTTCTAAACAAGGTGCCGTATTAACACAACTGAGTTGGGAATTCGTTAAAAACGAGTATGAAGAAACAACTGCAGAGAAAAAAACAACAAACGAACCATGTAATTGGCAAAAAGTTTGTATTTCAGATGGCCAAGTCGGTTATATTTGCGAACAGTATTTACGTAGCCCTATGGACTACCGAGTTGGGTTTTCAAAGAAAAACAAAACTTGGATGATGATATTTTTTGTTACGGGTGGAGACTAA